Part of the Longimicrobium sp. genome, GCGACGTCGTTGATCATCCGGCCGCTGGGCATGTGGATGGGGACCTTGAGCGGGACCCGGTAGTCGCTGCGTTCGGCGTACGGCAGCAGTGCCTGCATCCAGGCAGGGGATTGGGCCTCTGACATGACCTCGGGTCCAGGGGTACGGAGTGGGCGGGTGGCTGCGGCGAACGATGCAATCTGCTCCCTACGGGCAAGCAGCGGAAGGCGCCCTCCGCGCTTCGCCTTCACCCCCACGACATCGGTTGCGCGTCGACGACGGCCCTGCGCGCGCAGGGTCGCGTCAGCCTTCCGCCCTCAAGGCCTCCGTCGGGTCGATCCTGAGCGCGCGCCTCAGGGGCACCGCGCACGCCGTGAGCCCCACGACCAGCATGATGCCGTCCGCGGCGAGGAGGAGCAGGACCTGGCGCGTCGATCCGAGGCCCGCCAGCGCGGCCAGTCCGCTGCCGACGAGCAGCCCCGCGCCGATCTGCAGGAACGCGCGCGAGAAGATGCCGGCCACGATGCGGCCCGGGCTCGCGCCGAGCGCGGCGCGAATGCCGATCTCGCGCGTCCGCCGCGCGACGGTGAACGACATCAGCGAATGGATGCCCGTCGCCGACAGCAGCAGCACGACGAACCCGATCAGCCAGGCCACCGAGGTCAGCGCCCAGTTCGACGCCGCCTCCCCGCCCCCCACCCTGGCGAGCGGCTGGACGTCGGTCAGCCGGATCATGGGATCGACCTCGGCGGCGACCGTGCGCAGGCGCGCGGCGAACGATTCCGGATCGCGCAGCCGCACGGCGAGGCTCATGCCGGCGCCCGGCGCCGGCAGGCGCGGGCGGTACATCGCCGACTGCTCGGGCGGCCGGGGCAGCTGCCAGCCGAAGTCCCTGACCATGCCCACGACCTCGTACCAGTCCTCGCCGGCGACGCTGTCGTCCTCGCCGCCCACGATGCGGACGCGCTGACCGACCGGGTTGCGGCCGCCCAGCACGTGGCGCGCGAACGACTCGTTCACGATCATCACGCGGCCGGTCTCGAAGTCGAGCGGCTCGAAGTCCCGGCCGGCGGCCACCGACGTGCCGAAGGCGGCGAAGAAGCCGCGGGACACGTGCACGAGCGTGCTCGTGCGCAGGCCGGCCGCGGGGGCGCCGGCCGCCGTGTCGACCTCGATCTGGTACTTGAACTGGTCCTCCACCGGCAGCCGGTCGGCGAACGCGACGCGCTCGACGCCCGGCTCCGCGCCGAGCCGCCGTTCCAGCTCGTCGAAGCTGAGGCGCGCGCGCGCGGCGAACGCGGCCGAATCGGCCCCGTAGTCCTCGCGGTCCATGTCCACGCTCGCGGTCAGGTACCTCTCCGCGCCGATCCCTTCCGCTCTCTGCCGGAACCGGTTGGACTCGAACACGCCGCCGGCGGCGAGCGGGAGCAGCGCGACGGTGATCGCGACCTGCGCGACGATCACCGTGGTCCAGAAGCCCCCGAAGCGGAGCCCGGAGCGCGCCGCGCCCTCGCTGCGAAGCGCGTCCTGCACGTTGACCTTCGTGACCCGCAGCGCCGGCAGGACGCCGACGATCGCGGCGCCGAACACCGTGAGCAGCGCCGCGTACAGCACGGTTCTCCACGACAGGCCGTCGTCGATCCAGTACGGCATCCCCTCGCTGCCGGCCAGCAGGCCCAGCCCCCAGCGCAGCGCGAGCTTCGCGACCACCAGCCCGAGCGTCGCCCCGACGGCGGCCAGCACCAGGGCCTCGATGAACAGCTGCGTGACGACGCGGCCGCGGCTGGCCCCGAGCGCGGTCCGCACCGCGATCTCCCAGCCGCGCGTGGCGGTCCGGGCGAACACGAGCGTGGCCACGTTGGTGCAGACGATGGCCAGCAGCGTCAGGAAGATGCCGTTCACGAGGTACAGCACGTTCCGGATCATGAGCCCCGGGCCGCCCTCGGTGAGCGGCCTGGCGTACGTGGTGACTCGCGGCCTCAGGTGCCGGTGCGTCTCCGGATGGCTGGCCGACATGCGCGCCCCGATGACGCCCAGCTCGGCCCGCGCATCGTCGAGCGACGCGCCGGGGGCCAGGCGGCCGAAGATCGACACGGCCGGCCCCGTGCGCGGCGCGAGCGTGGATCCGTCCACGCGCAGCGGCGTCCAGATGCGCTGGCTCACGGGGAAGCCGAAGCCTTCCGGCATCACCCCGACGATCGTCGCGGTGGCGGTGCCCAGCTTCACCGTGCGGCCCACCACCCCCGGGTCGCCCGCGAAGCGCGTCTTCCACAGCGCGTGGCCGATGACGGCCACCGGCGGAGCCGCCGGCTGCTCGTCCTGCTCCGTCAGCGTGCGGCCCAGCACCGGCGCCGTCCCCAGCAGCCGGAACGCGCTGGCCGTGATCTCCGCTCCCCGCACCGGCTCCACCCGCCGGTCCTCGGTGGCGAGGTTGCGCACGAAGGCGATCGCCGCGCCCAGGTGGTCCACCGTCCCGACCTGCTCGCGCCAGATCGCGAAGTCGTGCAGCGATCGGCTTTCGGTCGCCAGCGCGCTCACGTCCCAGTTGCGGATCGAGATCACGCGGCCGGCGTCCCGGACCGGCAGCCGCGGGTTCTGCCACTTGTTCAGCGCTTCGAAGTAGAGCGTGCCCAGCGCGATGGCCACCGCGATCGCCACCGTGCCGACCAGGGTGAGGCCCGGATACCGCGCCAGCATGCGGAGCCCGACCTTGAAGTCCAGCCCGGAGAAACGGAGCGAGCGCATGCGGGCGGCGAGTCTGTTCGTCATCGGTTGATTCTTCCTGTTCGCTGAGGCTCAGCTTCCAGCCCTGGTCGATGAACGGCTCCACGGCCACCTGACCCTAGCGGTCCGACGGGCGGGGCTCGCGCTGCCGAGCGTCCTTCGCTCCCACGGACGCGAGGGGATCTCCGCCACCCAGGCGCCCGGGCGCATCCTCGCTCCCGAGCGCGTCCTCGCTGCCGCCGGGAAGGGCGTCCGCGCGCTGGGCGAGCCACATCGACGCGCCGGCCGCGATCCCGCCGAACACCGCGGCGATGACCAGATCGGAGAGAATGTCGCCGAGCGCCGGAAACCCGTCCCCCGACGCCAGGTTGCCGACCGCGAAGAACGCGAGCACGAACAGCTCCGCCACGATCGCGCCGCCGAGCCCGAAGCGCACCCAGCTGATCTCGGACAGCCGCCGCCCACGATAGAACAGGCTGATGAACGCGGCGAAGGCGCCCCCCGCGACGCCGCCGACGATGCCGACCCGTATGGCCATGCCGATCGCGTCCAGCACGCCGATCTCCGCGGGGACGACGACGCCGATCGTGCGGAGCCCGATGATGATCGCGAAGGCGAGCGTGAACCAGACGACGCCCCACACCACGGCGTTCTTCACCGCGCCGCTCAGGCGCCTGGCAATGTTCCCAGCGTTCATCCACTGCCTCCTGATTTGCCGTTCTCGGTGAAAGCTCTCCGGCTGCTCACCACGCCGAGCACGTCACGGATCGCATGCGAGACCCTGATCACCTGGTGGCGATCTCGTGTCGGAATGGTCCTCGACGAACGGTTGCTGTCGTGAGAAAGCTTGCGCGCTAAAAAGCGATGGATCGCATTCCTTGCCCTGGGAACCTTCCAGCAATCCGTATGACAGTCGCCCTCTTTCCCCTCGAGCCGGATGAATTCGGCCTCGGCGCCTCTCGATCGGAGCTCCGCGGTGATCCGCTCGCCCTGCATGACATACACGTTGTCATCACCTGCTCCATGTACCGTGAGAACCGAAACATCAGGCCGTGCGAACGTGACCGTGGAGATGTCGCGCAGCTCGGCTTCGGACCAGGGAGCGGCGTGACCCATCACTTTCGTCAGGATATCGTCGAAGTCGTCCATCACCTGCTCAGGCGCCATCGTCATGTCGTGCTCTCCGTCGAGGTTGATGGCGACGGCTACTCTTCCGTCCGGGCCCGCGGGATCGTCACGCAGCGCGACCATCGTCGCCAGGTGACCACCGGCCGAAACGCCGAGCGAGGCGATTCGCGTGGGATCGATTCCAAATCGACGTGCATTGGCGCGAATGTATTTCAGCGCGTTTTGAACATCCTGGATCTGCGCCGGCCACGTGCCGTCGGGTCGACTGGAGAGCCTGTAGTTGATCGAAAAGACGACATACCCGAACGGGCAGAATTCTTTT contains:
- a CDS encoding ABC transporter permease, with translation MTNRLAARMRSLRFSGLDFKVGLRMLARYPGLTLVGTVAIAVAIALGTLYFEALNKWQNPRLPVRDAGRVISIRNWDVSALATESRSLHDFAIWREQVGTVDHLGAAIAFVRNLATEDRRVEPVRGAEITASAFRLLGTAPVLGRTLTEQDEQPAAPPVAVIGHALWKTRFAGDPGVVGRTVKLGTATATIVGVMPEGFGFPVSQRIWTPLRVDGSTLAPRTGPAVSIFGRLAPGASLDDARAELGVIGARMSASHPETHRHLRPRVTTYARPLTEGGPGLMIRNVLYLVNGIFLTLLAIVCTNVATLVFARTATRGWEIAVRTALGASRGRVVTQLFIEALVLAAVGATLGLVVAKLALRWGLGLLAGSEGMPYWIDDGLSWRTVLYAALLTVFGAAIVGVLPALRVTKVNVQDALRSEGAARSGLRFGGFWTTVIVAQVAITVALLPLAAGGVFESNRFRQRAEGIGAERYLTASVDMDREDYGADSAAFAARARLSFDELERRLGAEPGVERVAFADRLPVEDQFKYQIEVDTAAGAPAAGLRTSTLVHVSRGFFAAFGTSVAAGRDFEPLDFETGRVMIVNESFARHVLGGRNPVGQRVRIVGGEDDSVAGEDWYEVVGMVRDFGWQLPRPPEQSAMYRPRLPAPGAGMSLAVRLRDPESFAARLRTVAAEVDPMIRLTDVQPLARVGGGEAASNWALTSVAWLIGFVVLLLSATGIHSLMSFTVARRTREIGIRAALGASPGRIVAGIFSRAFLQIGAGLLVGSGLAALAGLGSTRQVLLLLAADGIMLVVGLTACAVPLRRALRIDPTEALRAEG
- a CDS encoding alpha/beta hydrolase, producing the protein MPEVREPGRGMAAAAFLLFVSGVSGCEAKPYDVEEGLSYDPAIGYHGTFDFYEPRSDGGRAGRPAILAIHGGAWRGGDKAWGEQFAKEFCPFGYVVFSINYRLSSRPDGTWPAQIQDVQNALKYIRANARRFGIDPTRIASLGVSAGGHLATMVALRDDPAGPDGRVAVAINLDGEHDMTMAPEQVMDDFDDILTKVMGHAAPWSEAELRDISTVTFARPDVSVLTVHGAGDDNVYVMQGERITAELRSRGAEAEFIRLEGKEGDCHTDCWKVPRARNAIHRFLARKLSHDSNRSSRTIPTRDRHQVIRVSHAIRDVLGVVSSRRAFTENGKSGGSG